A region of Arabidopsis thaliana chromosome 5, partial sequence DNA encodes the following proteins:
- the Mik gene encoding pfkB-like carbohydrate kinase family protein (pfkB-like carbohydrate kinase family protein; CONTAINS InterPro DOMAIN/s: Carbohydrate/purine kinase (InterPro:IPR011611), Carbohydrate/puine kinase, PfkB, conserved site (InterPro:IPR002173); BEST Arabidopsis thaliana protein match is: pfkB-like carbohydrate kinase family protein (TAIR:AT4G10260.1); Has 1807 Blast hits to 1807 proteins in 277 species: Archae - 0; Bacteria - 0; Metazoa - 736; Fungi - 347; Plants - 385; Viruses - 0; Other Eukaryotes - 339 (source: NCBI BLink).), translating to MTLNPPPSQQTSHSPRRIPNRRVLIVGNYCHDVLIQNGSVVAETLGGAASFISNVLDSSSVSCDLVSKVGHDFRYEVTHSPIVAPEKETTVFEAYFDLGIDGIGHADRVLKRVSACDPILPSDIPDSRFDFGMAVGVGGEILPETLEKMVEICDVVAVDIQALIRVFDPVDGAVKLVDLKESGFYHILHRIGFLKASSDEALFMDVEQMKHLCCVVVTNGEKGCRIYHKDDEMTVPPFLAKQVDPTGAGDSFLGGLIVGLVEGLTVPDAALLGNLFGSITVEHIGQPKFDLMMLQKVKDEVQRRKKQCNISSSHNNDHNEFHERLSPARFSCVDSQLQPKLLVNGHSCDDRSL from the exons ATGACGTTGAATCCTCCTCCGTCGCAGCAAACGTCTCACTCGCCGCGTCGGATTCCCAATCGCCGCGTTCTCATCGTCGGAAATTATTGCCACGACGTTTTAATCCAAAACGGATCCGTCGTAGCTGAAACTCTCGGCGGCGCCGCCTCTTTCATATCTAATGTCTTAGATTCTTCCTCTGTCTCCTGCGATTTGGTCTCCAAAGTAGGACACGACTTCAGATACGAGGTCACCCACTCTCCGATCGTGGCTCCGGAGAAGGAAACAACAGTTTTCGAGGCGTATTTCGATCTGGGAATCGATGGGATCGGTCATGCTGATCGGGTGTTGAAAAGAGTCTCTGCATGTGATCCGATTCTTCCTTCGGATATACCCGATTCGAGATTTGATTTCGGAATGGCCGTTGGAGTCGGCGGCGAGATTTTACCGGAGACGCTTGAGAAAATGGTGGAGATCTGTGACGTTGTTGCTGTGGATATTCAAGctttgattagggtttttgatccTGTTGACGGAGCTGTGAAGCTTGTTGATTTGAAAGAAAGTGGATTTTATCACATCTTGCATCGAATTGGATTCTTGAAAGCTTCGTCAGACGAAGCTCTTTTCATGGATGTTGAACAAATGAAGCACTTGTGTTGTGTGGTGGTGACTAATGGTGAAAaagggtgtaggatttatcATAAGGATGATGAAATGACGGTTCCTCCGTTCTTGGCGAAGCAGGTGGATCCTACCGGTGCCGGAGACAGCTTTCTCGGAGGTTTGATTGTTGGGCTTGTTGAAGGTTTGACTGTTCCTGATGCTGCATTGTTAGGGAACCTCTTTGGTTCCATCACTGTAGAGCATATTGGTCAGCCAAAGTTCGATTTGATGATGcttcag AAAGTCAAGGATGAGGtacagagaaggaagaagcagTGTAACATATCTAGCAGCCATAACAACGATCACAACGAGTTCCATGAGCGTCTAAGTCCAGCTCGGTTTTCATGCGTAGACTCTCAACTTCAACCAAAGTTATTGGTCAATGGTCACTCTTGTGATGATCGGTCCCTGTGA
- a CDS encoding NAD(P)-binding Rossmann-fold superfamily protein (NAD(P)-binding Rossmann-fold superfamily protein; BEST Arabidopsis thaliana protein match is: NAD(P)-binding Rossmann-fold superfamily protein (TAIR:AT4G24220.2); Has 1807 Blast hits to 1807 proteins in 277 species: Archae - 0; Bacteria - 0; Metazoa - 736; Fungi - 347; Plants - 385; Viruses - 0; Other Eukaryotes - 339 (source: NCBI BLink).), producing the protein MGSENGSLMRRNEVDENVALIFGVTGLVGREIVKTLLMSKPGWRIYGVARNPEINSMTKMYNFISCDLLNASETKQRLSPLQDIVSHVFWVTWSGEFPLDTDECCVQNKTMLMNALDAILPNAKRLKHFSLQTGMKHYVSLVEETMARGEGSSLYYYSEECPRKSSGKNFYYVLEDLLKEKITRSSVVWSVQRPGLLMGSSSRTLYNFMGSLCVYGAMCKYLNLPFVFGGTRECWEESYIDGSDSNLVAEQHIFAATSGKVREKGEAFNAINGVGFTWKEIWPEIGKKLGVQVNETTMFDEGFWFGREMVERKHVWDEIVVKEKLVRTEIEDLANWYFLDALFRCPFKLLGKREKVDRFGFKRKYRTLDSVLYWIDVMRDEKLIPL; encoded by the coding sequence ATGGGGTCTGAAAATGGCAGCTTGATGAGAAGAAACGAAGTAGACGAGAATGTAGCGTTAATCTTTGGCGTCACCGGGCTTGTGGGTCGAGAGATTGTTAAGACGCTATTAATGTCTAAACCAGGATGGAGAATCTACGGCGTAGCGCGTAACCCGGAGATCAATTCCATGACGAAGATGTACAACTTCATCTCCTGCGATCTGCTTAACGCATCTGAGACTAAACAGAGGTTGTCTCCATTACAAGACATCGTGAGTCACGTGTTTTGGGTCACGTGGTCTGGTGAGTTTCCATTGGATACCGACGAATGTTGCGTACAGAACAAGACGATGCTGATGAACGCTTTGGACGCGATTCTCCCAAACGCTAAGAGGTTAAAGCATTTCTCGCTTCAAACGGGGATGAAGCATTATGTGTCTTTGGTGGAAGAGACAATGGCTCGTGGAGAAGGTTCGAGTTTGTATTATTACAGCGAGGAGTGTCCAAGAAAGAGCTCTGGGAAGAATTTCTACTATGTTTTGGAGGACTTGCTGAAGGAGAAGATCACTCGTAGTTCCGTTGTTTGGTCGGTTCAAAGACCTGGTTTGCTAATGGGAAGCTCTTCAAGAACTCTGTACAACTTCATGGGaagtctttgtgtttatgGAGCGATGTGTAAGTATTTGAATCTTCCTTTTGTGTTTGGAGGAACAAGAGAATGTTGGGAAGAGAGTTACATAGATGGCTCTGATTCGAATTTAGTCGCGGAGCAGCATATATTCGCTGCAACAAGTGGGAAAGTACGCGAGAAAGGGGAAGCTTTTAACGCCATTAATGGAGTAGGGTTTACTTGGAAGGAGATTTGGCCGGAAATAGGGAAGAAACTTGGTGTACAAGTTAACGAAACAACCATGTTTGATGAAGGTTTCTGGTTTGGGAGAGAGATGGTTGAGAGAAAACATGTGTGGGATGAGATTGTTGTGAAGGAGAAGCTTGTTAGGACAGAGATTGAGGATTTGGCGAATTGGTATTTCTTGGATGCTCTGTTTAGATGTCCGTTTAAGCTTCTtgggaaaagagaaaaagtagATAGGTTTGGGTTTAAGAGGAAATATAGAACCCTAGATTCGGTTTTGTATTGGATTGATGTGATGAGAGATGAAAAACTCATTCCTTTGTAA
- a CDS encoding HSP20-like chaperones superfamily protein (HSP20-like chaperones superfamily protein; CONTAINS InterPro DOMAIN/s: CS-like domain (InterPro:IPR007052), HSP20-like chaperone (InterPro:IPR008978), CS domain (InterPro:IPR017447); BEST Arabidopsis thaliana protein match is: HSP20-like chaperones superfamily protein (TAIR:AT4G27890.1); Has 1807 Blast hits to 1807 proteins in 277 species: Archae - 0; Bacteria - 0; Metazoa - 736; Fungi - 347; Plants - 385; Viruses - 0; Other Eukaryotes - 339 (source: NCBI BLink).), whose product MAEKLAPEKRHDFIHNGQKVFEWDQTLEEVNMYITLPPNVHPKSFHCKIQSKHIEVGIKGNPPYLNHDLSAPVKTDCSFWTLEDDIMHITLQKREKGQTWASPILGQGQLDPYATDLEQKRLMLQRFQEENPGFDFSQAQFSGNCPDPRSFMGGIRSD is encoded by the exons atGGCGGAGAAGCTTGCGCCAGAGAAGAGACACGATTTCATTCACAATG GTCAAAAGGTATTTGAGTGGGATCAAACCCTGGAAGAAGTGAACATGTACATAACTTTGCCGCCAAATGTTCATCCAAAGTCATTCCACTGCAAAATCCAGTCGAAACATATCGAAGTTGGCATCAAAGGCAACCCTCCCTATCTCAAT CACGATCTTAGTGCTCCTGTGAAGACTGATTGCTCGTTCTGGACTCTAG AGGATGATATAATGCACATTACCCTGCAGAAGAGGGAGAAAGGGCAAACATGGGCATCACCGATTCTGGGACAGGGTCAGTTAGATCCTTACGCCACTGATCTTGAGCAGAAGCGGCTCATGCTCCAGAGGTTTCAAGAAGAG AACCCGGGATTCGACTTCTCGCAAGCTCAGTTCTCGGGTAATTGTCCAGATCCAAGGAGCTTCATGGGCGGTATTCGTTCtgactaa
- a CDS encoding NAD(P)-binding Rossmann-fold superfamily protein yields the protein MRRNEVDENVALIFGVTGLVGREIVKTLLMSKPGWRIYGVARNPEINSMTKMYNFISCDLLNASETKQRLSPLQDIVSHVFWVTWSGEFPLDTDECCVQNKTMLMNALDAILPNAKRLKHFSLQTGMKHYVSLVEETMARGEGSSLYYYSEECPRKSSGKNFYYVLEDLLKEKITRSSVVWSVQRPGLLMGSSSRTLYNFMGSLCVYGAMCKYLNLPFVFGGTRECWEESYIDGSDSNLVAEQHIFAATSGKVREKGEAFNAINGVGFTWKEIWPEIGKKLGVQVNETTMFDEGFWFGREMVERKHVWDEIVVKEKLVRTEIEDLANWYFLDALFRCPFKLLGKREKVDRFGFKRKYRTLDSVLYWIDVMRDEKLIPL from the coding sequence ATGAGAAGAAACGAAGTAGACGAGAATGTAGCGTTAATCTTTGGCGTCACCGGGCTTGTGGGTCGAGAGATTGTTAAGACGCTATTAATGTCTAAACCAGGATGGAGAATCTACGGCGTAGCGCGTAACCCGGAGATCAATTCCATGACGAAGATGTACAACTTCATCTCCTGCGATCTGCTTAACGCATCTGAGACTAAACAGAGGTTGTCTCCATTACAAGACATCGTGAGTCACGTGTTTTGGGTCACGTGGTCTGGTGAGTTTCCATTGGATACCGACGAATGTTGCGTACAGAACAAGACGATGCTGATGAACGCTTTGGACGCGATTCTCCCAAACGCTAAGAGGTTAAAGCATTTCTCGCTTCAAACGGGGATGAAGCATTATGTGTCTTTGGTGGAAGAGACAATGGCTCGTGGAGAAGGTTCGAGTTTGTATTATTACAGCGAGGAGTGTCCAAGAAAGAGCTCTGGGAAGAATTTCTACTATGTTTTGGAGGACTTGCTGAAGGAGAAGATCACTCGTAGTTCCGTTGTTTGGTCGGTTCAAAGACCTGGTTTGCTAATGGGAAGCTCTTCAAGAACTCTGTACAACTTCATGGGaagtctttgtgtttatgGAGCGATGTGTAAGTATTTGAATCTTCCTTTTGTGTTTGGAGGAACAAGAGAATGTTGGGAAGAGAGTTACATAGATGGCTCTGATTCGAATTTAGTCGCGGAGCAGCATATATTCGCTGCAACAAGTGGGAAAGTACGCGAGAAAGGGGAAGCTTTTAACGCCATTAATGGAGTAGGGTTTACTTGGAAGGAGATTTGGCCGGAAATAGGGAAGAAACTTGGTGTACAAGTTAACGAAACAACCATGTTTGATGAAGGTTTCTGGTTTGGGAGAGAGATGGTTGAGAGAAAACATGTGTGGGATGAGATTGTTGTGAAGGAGAAGCTTGTTAGGACAGAGATTGAGGATTTGGCGAATTGGTATTTCTTGGATGCTCTGTTTAGATGTCCGTTTAAGCTTCTtgggaaaagagaaaaagtagATAGGTTTGGGTTTAAGAGGAAATATAGAACCCTAGATTCGGTTTTGTATTGGATTGATGTGATGAGAGATGAAAAACTCATTCCTTTGTAA
- a CDS encoding smr (Small MutS Related) domain-containing protein (smr (Small MutS Related) domain-containing protein; FUNCTIONS IN: damaged DNA binding, ATP binding; INVOLVED IN: mismatch repair; LOCATED IN: cellular_component unknown; EXPRESSED IN: 24 plant structures; EXPRESSED DURING: 15 growth stages; CONTAINS InterPro DOMAIN/s: Domain of unknown function DUF1771 (InterPro:IPR013899); BEST Arabidopsis thaliana protein match is: silencing defective 5 (TAIR:AT3G15390.1); Has 30201 Blast hits to 17322 proteins in 780 species: Archae - 12; Bacteria - 1396; Metazoa - 17338; Fungi - 3422; Plants - 5037; Viruses - 0; Other Eukaryotes - 2996 (source: NCBI BLink).) has product MKQKNQHKKKKKRSCAAKPSGDGTTSDGNKKDVEEERKDGEGKREIENVGKNFIESLMEAFCSVSMEEAMAAYKEAGGDLNKAAEILSDLVESGDDPSTSSVASGSSGQETASTSEYGAGSSSSCSEDLTRDRWFKGSKQSRVIAATGMVSSVIAKDYLKPNPVRKEFPMMERSKELCGNGKKAADREKAEQFLSSMLGDDCELSMAVVRDVLCQCGYDVDMALNVLLDMSSSSTDDSLSGKCFGIGVSDSLAESSFDTDTSDCELFWGGDYSQRDYAKALMSSQDPFATTQGIDELGLPQKVLESLFNIRQNPKHESKTTSWRNVAKKMQSLGIDASSSSGEEPHPNTFVKDDSYHELRKGANDQWNVTKSYYQKAAEAYSKGGRAHAAYLSDKGRVASKQAQRADERASQDIFVARNKGIENVVTIDLHGQHVKPAMKLLKLHLLFGSYVPCEYLANSIISLFFFSRSS; this is encoded by the exons ATGAAGCAGAAGAACCagcataagaagaagaagaagcgatcCTGCGCCGCGAAACCTTCCGGTGATGGAACGACGTCGGACGGGAACAAAAAAGATGTGGAGGAAGAGAGGAAGGACGGTGAAGGAAAGAGGGAGATAGAAAACGTTGGAAAAAATTTTATCGAATCGTTAATGGAAGCCTTTTGCTCGGTTTCAATGGAGGAAGCGATGGCTGCTTATAAGGAAGCAGGCGGAGATCTGAACAAAGCCGCTGAGATTTTATCGGATCTGGTGGAAAGCGGTGATGATCCGTCGACGAGTTCGGTGGCGAGTGGTTCTTCGGGTCAGGAAACAGCGTCTACCTCTGAGTATGGGGCAGGGTCAAGTTCTAGCTGTAGCGAAGATTTGACTAGAGATAGATGGTTTAAGGGAAGCAAGCAGAGTAGAGTTATTGCTGCTACAGGGATGGTTTCTTCTGTGATTGCGAAGGATTACTTGAAGCCAAACCCTGTGCGAAAAGAGTTTCCTATGATGGAACGGTCTAAAGAGCTCTGTGGGAACGGGAAAAAAGCTGCGGATAGAGAGAAAGCTGAACAGTTCTTAAGTTCAATGCTTGGAGATGATTGCGAGCTTAGCATGGCTGTTGTTAGAGATGTTTTGT GTCAATGTGGCTATGATGTCGACATG GCTTTGAATGTCTTGCTTGAcatgtcttcttcatcaactgATGATTCATTGAGTGGTAAATGTTTCGGCATAGGAGTCAGCGATAGT CTGGCAGAGTCATCTTTTGATACTGATACTTCTGATTGTGAACTTTTCTGGGGTGGAGACTATAGTCAAAG GGACTACGCAAAAGCTCTCATGAGTTCTCAAGATCCTTTTGCAACTACCCAAGGAATTGATGAGCTTGGTCTTCCACAAAAAGTGTTGGAGTCTCTGTTCAACATTCGCCAGAATCCTAAACATGAATCAAAGACAACGAGTTGGAGGAATGTGGCAAAGAAAATGCAGTCACTTGGCATTGATGCTTCTTCATCTAGTGGGGAAGAGCCTCACCCTAATACGTTTG TGAAGGATGACAGTTATCATGAACTTAGAAAAGGTGCAAATGACCAGTGGAATGTTACGAAGTCCTACTATCAAAAA GCTGCCGAAGCATATTCGAAAGGAGGGAGGGCTCATGCGGCTTACCTTTCTGACAAG ggAAGAGTGGCATCTAAACAAGCTCAACGGGCTGATGAGAGGGCAAGCCAAGATATATTCGTTGCAAG AAACAAAGGTATAGAGAATGTGGTAACCATTGATCTGCATGGTCAGCATGTTAAACCAGCAATGAAGCTACTGAAGCTACATCTCTTATTTGGATCATATGTTCCTTGTGAGTACTTAGCAAACTCAATTATaagtcttttcttctttagtagATCATCATAG
- the DDB2 gene encoding damaged DNA binding 2 has product MKPCFLCKMPGHTTMSCPHRVVTDHGILPTSHRNTKNPIDFVFKRQLQPRIPPIKPKYVIPDQVHCAVIRYHSRRVTCLEFHPTKNNILLSGDKKGQIGVWDFGKVYEKNVYGNIHSVQVNNMRFSPTNDDMVYSASSDGTIGYTDLETGTSSTLLNLNPDGWQGANSWKMLYGMDINSEKGVVLAADNFGFLHMIDHRTNNSTGEPILIHKQGSKVCGLDCNPVQPELLLSCGNDHFARIWDMRKLQPKASLHDLAHKRVVNSAYFSPSSGTKILTTCQDNRIRIWDSIFGNLDLPSREIVHSNDFNRHLTPFKAEWDPKDTSESLIVIGRYISENYNGTALHPIDFIDASNGQLVAEVMDPNITTITPVNKLHPRDDVLASGSSRSLFIWRPQDNTEMVEEKKDKKIIICYGDSKKKGKKQKRGSDDEDDEDDIFSSKGKNIKVNKYQAKTTKKTKT; this is encoded by the exons ATGAAGCCTTGCTTCTTGTGTAAAATGCCTG GCCACACCACAATGTCCTGTCCTCATAGAGTGGTTACTGACCACGGAATACTCCCAACTTCTCATAGGAATACAAAGAACCCTATTGACTTTGTGTTCAAGCGCCAACTCCAACCGAGAATTCCTCCT attaaaccaaaatatgtGATCCCGGATCAAGTTCATTGTGCAGTTATTAGATACCACAGCAGACGTGTTACATGTTTGGAGTTCCATCCAACAAAGAACAACATTCTTCTCTCTGGAGATAAG AAAGGGCAAATTGGAGTCTGGGATTTTGGAAAAGTGTATGAGAAGAATGTGTATGGAAACATACATTCTGTTCAAGTTAATAATATGCG GTTTAGTCCCACAAATGATGACATGGTTTATTCTGCATCCTCTGATGGAACAATTGGTTATACTGACCTGGAAACTGGAACTTCATCAACTTTGCTGAATCTCAACCCTGATGGATGGCAG GGCGCAAACAGTTGGAAAATGCTGTACGGTATGGATATAAACTCGGAGAAAGGTGTAGTGCTTGCTGCTGATAATTTTGGGTTTCTTCACAT GATCGATCATCGTACCAATAACAGTACGGGTGAGCCTATTCTGATACACAAGCAAGGAAGCAAAGTTTGTGGCCTCGACTGCAACCCTGTCCAGCCTGAGCTTCTTCTCAGTTGTGGGAACGATCATTTT GCGCGAATCTGGGATATGCGTAAACTACAACCTAAAGCTTCTCTTCATGATCTTGCACACAAACGAGTAGTCAACTCTGCTTACTTCTCTCCATCATCAGGCACGAAAATCCTCACGACGTGTCAGGACAACCGTATTCGAATATGGGACTCTATCTTCGGGAACTTAGATTTGCCAAGCCGAGAGATTGTTCATAGTAATGATTTCAATCGGCATTTGACACCATTCAAAGCTGAATGGGACCCTAAG GATACCTCGGAGTCACTCATCGTGATTGGTCGTTACATCAGTGAAAACTACAACGGAACTGCTCTTCACCCAATAGATTTCATTGATGCAAGCAATGGACAATTGGTTGCAGAGGTTATGGATCCAAACATCACAACTATTACTCCAGTCAACAAGTTGCATCCTCGCGATGATGTTTTAGCTTCAGGAAGTTCAAG GTCGCTGTTCATTTGGAGGCCACAGGATAATACAGAGATGgttgaggagaagaaggataaGAAGATTATCATATGTTATGGTGACAGcaagaagaaaggaaagaagcaaaagcgtGGCAgcgatgatgaagacgatgaagatgacATATTTAGCTCTAAAggcaaaaacataaaagtcaATAAGTATCAAGCAAAAACAaccaagaagacaaaaacttaA
- the DDB2 gene encoding damaged DNA binding 2 (damaged DNA binding 2 (DDB2); FUNCTIONS IN: nucleotide binding, zinc ion binding, nucleic acid binding; INVOLVED IN: DNA repair, response to UV-B; LOCATED IN: nucleus, CUL4 RING ubiquitin ligase complex; EXPRESSED IN: 23 plant structures; EXPRESSED DURING: 11 growth stages; CONTAINS InterPro DOMAIN/s: WD40 repeat 2 (InterPro:IPR019782), WD40 repeat, conserved site (InterPro:IPR019775), WD40 repeat (InterPro:IPR001680), WD40 repeat-like-containing domain (InterPro:IPR011046), WD40-repeat-containing domain (InterPro:IPR017986), WD40/YVTN repeat-like-containing domain (InterPro:IPR015943), Zinc finger, CCHC-type (InterPro:IPR001878), WD40 repeat, subgroup (InterPro:IPR019781); BEST Arabidopsis thaliana protein match is: DROUGHT SENSITIVE 1 (TAIR:AT1G80710.1); Has 35333 Blast hits to 34131 proteins in 2444 species: Archae - 798; Bacteria - 22429; Metazoa - 974; Fungi - 991; Plants - 531; Viruses - 0; Other Eukaryotes - 9610 (source: NCBI BLink).): MSSTRSRRKRDPEIVIARDTDSELSSSEEEEEEEDNYPFSESEEEDEAVKNGGKIELEKNKAKGKAPITVKLIKKVCKVCKQPGHEAGFKGATYIDCPMKPCFLCKMPGHTTMSCPHRVVTDHGILPTSHRNTKNPIDFVFKRQLQPRIPPIKPKYVIPDQVHCAVIRYHSRRVTCLEFHPTKNNILLSGDKKGQIGVWDFGKVYEKNVYGNIHSVQVNNMRFSPTNDDMVYSASSDGTIGYTDLETGTSSTLLNLNPDGWQGANSWKMLYGMDINSEKGVVLAADNFGFLHMIDHRTNNSTGEPILIHKQGSKVCGLDCNPVQPELLLSCGNDHFARIWDMRKLQPKASLHDLAHKRVVNSAYFSPSSGTKILTTCQDNRIRIWDSIFGNLDLPSREIVHSNDFNRHLTPFKAEWDPKDTSESLIVIGRYISENYNGTALHPIDFIDASNGQLVAEVMDPNITTITPVNKLHPRDDVLASGSSRSLFIWRPQDNTEMVEEKKDKKIIICYGDSKKKGKKQKRGSDDEDDEDDIFSSKGKNIKVNKYQAKTTKKTKT, translated from the exons ATGAGTTCAACGAGGAGCAGAAGAAAAAGGGACCCAGAAATCGTCATCGCTAGAGATACAGATTCCGAGTTAAGTTcgtcagaagaagaagaagaagaggaagataattACCCTTTCTCGGAGtcggaggaggaagatgaagcGGTTAAAAATGGAGGGAAAATTGAATTGGAGAAGAATAAAGCCAAAGGGAAAGCACCCATTACCGTTAAGCTTATTAAGAAAGTTTGCAAA GTTTGTAAACAGCCTGGCCATGAAGCTGGATTTAAAGGAGCAACGTATATCGATTGTCCTATGAAGCCTTGCTTCTTGTGTAAAATGCCTG GCCACACCACAATGTCCTGTCCTCATAGAGTGGTTACTGACCACGGAATACTCCCAACTTCTCATAGGAATACAAAGAACCCTATTGACTTTGTGTTCAAGCGCCAACTCCAACCGAGAATTCCTCCT attaaaccaaaatatgtGATCCCGGATCAAGTTCATTGTGCAGTTATTAGATACCACAGCAGACGTGTTACATGTTTGGAGTTCCATCCAACAAAGAACAACATTCTTCTCTCTGGAGATAAG AAAGGGCAAATTGGAGTCTGGGATTTTGGAAAAGTGTATGAGAAGAATGTGTATGGAAACATACATTCTGTTCAAGTTAATAATATGCG GTTTAGTCCCACAAATGATGACATGGTTTATTCTGCATCCTCTGATGGAACAATTGGTTATACTGACCTGGAAACTGGAACTTCATCAACTTTGCTGAATCTCAACCCTGATGGATGGCAG GGCGCAAACAGTTGGAAAATGCTGTACGGTATGGATATAAACTCGGAGAAAGGTGTAGTGCTTGCTGCTGATAATTTTGGGTTTCTTCACAT GATCGATCATCGTACCAATAACAGTACGGGTGAGCCTATTCTGATACACAAGCAAGGAAGCAAAGTTTGTGGCCTCGACTGCAACCCTGTCCAGCCTGAGCTTCTTCTCAGTTGTGGGAACGATCATTTT GCGCGAATCTGGGATATGCGTAAACTACAACCTAAAGCTTCTCTTCATGATCTTGCACACAAACGAGTAGTCAACTCTGCTTACTTCTCTCCATCATCAGGCACGAAAATCCTCACGACGTGTCAGGACAACCGTATTCGAATATGGGACTCTATCTTCGGGAACTTAGATTTGCCAAGCCGAGAGATTGTTCATAGTAATGATTTCAATCGGCATTTGACACCATTCAAAGCTGAATGGGACCCTAAG GATACCTCGGAGTCACTCATCGTGATTGGTCGTTACATCAGTGAAAACTACAACGGAACTGCTCTTCACCCAATAGATTTCATTGATGCAAGCAATGGACAATTGGTTGCAGAGGTTATGGATCCAAACATCACAACTATTACTCCAGTCAACAAGTTGCATCCTCGCGATGATGTTTTAGCTTCAGGAAGTTCAAG GTCGCTGTTCATTTGGAGGCCACAGGATAATACAGAGATGgttgaggagaagaaggataaGAAGATTATCATATGTTATGGTGACAGcaagaagaaaggaaagaagcaaaagcgtGGCAgcgatgatgaagacgatgaagatgacATATTTAGCTCTAAAggcaaaaacataaaagtcaATAAGTATCAAGCAAAAACAaccaagaagacaaaaacttaA